From Sphingomonas bisphenolicum, one genomic window encodes:
- a CDS encoding M48 family metallopeptidase, which yields MRAIGKIILSTANSDPDAAILIDGVAMPVLVRRSARARAYRLTIDSTRGALRLSLPARANLKKALGWAQDHEGWVRAQMARQPAVTRLDHGAVFPLEGREVTIHWVAGATRTIRLEGDRLLLGGAAESVGVRVQRWLVSRARAVLETESHEIAREHGLIVASVGVGDTRSRWGSCASSGAIRYSWRLILAPPEVRRATVAHELAHLLHMDHSPAFHAAHKRIYGADPRPARAWLRAHGAGLHRYRG from the coding sequence ATGCGGGCGATTGGGAAAATCATCTTGTCGACCGCGAACTCTGATCCCGATGCGGCGATCCTGATCGATGGCGTGGCCATGCCGGTGCTGGTGCGCCGATCGGCGCGGGCGCGGGCCTACCGGCTGACGATCGACAGCACGCGCGGGGCGTTGCGCCTGTCGCTGCCGGCGCGGGCAAACCTGAAAAAGGCGCTCGGCTGGGCGCAGGATCATGAAGGCTGGGTGCGCGCCCAGATGGCCAGGCAGCCCGCTGTCACGCGGCTCGACCATGGTGCGGTCTTCCCGCTGGAGGGGCGCGAGGTGACGATCCACTGGGTCGCGGGCGCGACCCGCACGATCCGACTGGAGGGCGACCGGCTGCTGCTGGGCGGCGCGGCGGAATCAGTGGGGGTGCGAGTGCAGCGCTGGCTCGTCAGCCGCGCCAGGGCGGTGCTGGAGACCGAAAGCCACGAAATCGCGCGCGAGCATGGGCTGATCGTTGCATCGGTCGGCGTGGGCGATACCCGCAGCCGCTGGGGCAGTTGCGCCTCGTCCGGGGCCATCCGCTATAGCTGGCGGCTGATTCTGGCCCCGCCCGAGGTGCGCAGGGCGACCGTGGCGCATGAACTGGCGCATCTGCTGCACATGGATCACAGCCCCGCCTTTCATGCGGCGCATAAGCGGATCTATGGCGCGGACCCGCGCCCGGCGCGGGCATGGCTGCGTGCGCATGGCGCGGGCTTGCATCGCTATCGGGGCTGA
- the trhO gene encoding oxygen-dependent tRNA uridine(34) hydroxylase TrhO — MSAIPSIYTVAALYCFARFPDPQALAADLRARCADLGTCGTLILAGEGINGTVAGDAGAIMALIGHIRTLPGCTDADVKYSWADAAPFARMKVKVKAEIVTLGVGDLDPATQAGTHLDPADWNALIADPDTVVIDTRNAYEVAVGTFQGAIDPETRSFREFPDWFDAFAADLKAQGRSPKIAMFCTGGIRCEKSTALVKARGFADVYHLKGGILRYLEEMPEADSRWQGDCYVFDERVAVGHGLQAGDYVTCRDCGLPHLRDAAHDCPGDESGVWPHRG; from the coding sequence ATGTCCGCCATCCCATCTATTTACACCGTCGCCGCCCTCTATTGTTTCGCCCGCTTTCCCGATCCGCAGGCGCTGGCCGCAGATCTGCGCGCGCGCTGCGCCGATCTGGGCACGTGCGGCACGCTGATCCTGGCCGGGGAGGGGATCAACGGCACGGTCGCGGGCGATGCGGGCGCCATCATGGCTTTGATCGGGCATATCCGCACCCTGCCTGGCTGCACCGACGCCGACGTCAAATATTCCTGGGCCGATGCCGCGCCCTTCGCCCGGATGAAGGTGAAGGTGAAGGCGGAGATCGTGACGCTGGGCGTGGGCGATCTCGACCCGGCGACGCAGGCTGGCACCCATCTCGACCCGGCCGACTGGAACGCGCTGATCGCCGATCCCGATACCGTCGTCATCGACACCCGCAACGCCTATGAAGTGGCGGTCGGCACCTTCCAAGGCGCTATCGACCCGGAAACCCGGTCCTTCCGCGAATTTCCCGACTGGTTCGACGCCTTCGCCGCGGACCTGAAGGCGCAGGGTCGGAGCCCGAAGATCGCGATGTTCTGCACCGGCGGCATACGCTGCGAAAAATCCACCGCGCTGGTCAAGGCGCGCGGCTTTGCCGACGTCTATCACCTCAAGGGCGGCATCTTGCGCTATCTGGAGGAGATGCCCGAAGCCGACAGCCGCTGGCAGGGCGATTGCTATGTCTTCGACGAGCGGGTCGCGGTCGGCCATGGCCTCCAAGCCGGCGACTATGTCACCTGCCGCGATTGCGGCCTGCCCCATCTGCGCGATGCGGCGCATGACTGTCCGGGCGACGAGTCCGGTGTTTGGCCGCACCGGGGTTAA
- a CDS encoding YcgN family cysteine cluster protein gives MGQVTHFWEKPLNKLDKAEWEALCDGCGKCCLHKAEDEETGRIYPTNVACRLLDRQSGQCSNYKDRRTFVPDCVRLTPAKVRQIGWLPRTCAYRLREEGLPLPDWHYLICGDREAVHRAQESVRGWTIAEADAGDWENHLVDREL, from the coding sequence ATGGGTCAAGTGACGCACTTCTGGGAAAAACCGCTTAACAAGCTCGACAAGGCCGAGTGGGAAGCCCTGTGCGATGGCTGCGGCAAATGCTGTCTGCACAAGGCCGAGGATGAGGAGACGGGGCGGATCTATCCGACCAATGTCGCCTGCCGCCTGCTCGACCGGCAGAGCGGGCAATGCAGCAATTACAAGGATCGGCGAACGTTCGTCCCGGATTGCGTGCGGCTGACCCCGGCCAAGGTCAGGCAGATCGGCTGGCTGCCCAGAACATGCGCCTACCGGCTGCGTGAAGAGGGACTGCCGCTGCCCGACTGGCATTATCTGATCTGCGGCGACCGGGAAGCGGTGCATCGGGCGCAGGAATCGGTGCGCGGCTGGACGATCGCGGAGGCCGATGCGGGCGATTGGGAAAATCATCTTGTCGACCGCGAACTCTGA
- a CDS encoding SCO family protein has translation MAGHAMNKDVAPSILPSIALPFLALLAACNMGAGGNASSGDSEQGELIGARIGAPFTLTNQDGKPTHWDDYKGQYRLVYFGYTYCPDVCPVDLQRIMQGFAQFEKDRPALAARVQPMLISVDPQRDTPAVLKTYVAAFHPRLIGLTGTKDQIAKVAKDFVVIYNPEEGSGKAGGASDYMVSHSRTPYLFDGEGKPVALVPVDDPATADVNEGAPDKVVAFLEKWVK, from the coding sequence ATGGCTGGCCATGCCATGAACAAAGACGTCGCCCCATCCATCCTGCCTTCCATCGCCCTGCCCTTCCTCGCCTTGCTGGCTGCCTGCAATATGGGTGCTGGCGGGAATGCATCAAGCGGCGACAGCGAACAGGGCGAATTGATCGGCGCGCGGATCGGCGCGCCCTTCACCCTGACCAACCAGGACGGCAAGCCGACCCATTGGGACGATTATAAGGGCCAGTATCGGCTGGTCTATTTCGGCTATACCTATTGCCCGGACGTCTGCCCGGTCGATCTGCAACGGATCATGCAAGGGTTCGCGCAATTCGAGAAGGACAGGCCGGCCCTGGCCGCCAGGGTCCAGCCGATGCTCATCAGCGTCGATCCGCAACGCGATACGCCCGCCGTGCTCAAAACCTATGTCGCGGCCTTCCATCCGCGCCTGATCGGCCTCACCGGCACGAAGGATCAGATCGCCAAGGTCGCCAAGGATTTCGTGGTGATCTATAATCCCGAGGAAGGGTCTGGAAAGGCCGGGGGCGCGAGCGATTATATGGTCAGCCACAGCCGCACCCCCTATCTGTTCGACGGCGAGGGCAAGCCGGTTGCGCTCGTGCCGGTGGATGATCCCGCCACGGCGGACGTGAATGAAGGCGCGCCGGACAAGGTGGTCGCCTTCTTGGAAAAATGGGTCAAGTGA
- a CDS encoding thiamine phosphate synthase: MDGRHRKKRPALWLMTDERVAPAALLAAAARLPKGGGGIVFRHYRTEPLARRALFEVLRTIARRRRLVLMLAGPVRDAAAWRADGAHGRDARRAARPLLRSRAVHDGREAVAVRRAGADLCFVSPLFPTRSHVGGRALGRVRFAALARQVDVPVMALGGVRRGHRPMLRGIGADGWAAIDGLTD; the protein is encoded by the coding sequence ATGGATGGTCGCCACCGCAAAAAACGCCCTGCCCTCTGGCTGATGACCGACGAGCGGGTCGCGCCGGCGGCGTTGCTGGCGGCGGCCGCGCGCCTGCCCAAGGGTGGCGGCGGCATCGTGTTTCGGCACTATCGGACCGAGCCACTGGCGCGAAGGGCGCTGTTCGAGGTGCTGCGGACGATCGCGCGGCGGCGGCGGCTGGTGCTGATGCTGGCCGGGCCGGTGCGCGATGCGGCGGCGTGGCGGGCCGATGGCGCGCATGGGCGGGACGCGCGTCGGGCGGCCCGCCCCCTGTTGCGCAGCCGCGCCGTCCATGATGGGCGGGAGGCTGTGGCGGTGCGCCGGGCCGGCGCCGATCTTTGCTTCGTCTCCCCTCTCTTCCCGACCCGGTCGCATGTCGGAGGGCGCGCATTGGGGCGGGTGCGCTTCGCCGCCCTGGCACGGCAGGTCGATGTGCCGGTCATGGCGCTGGGCGGCGTGCGCCGGGGGCATCGGCCTATGTTGCGGGGGATCGGCGCGGACGGCTGGGCCGCGATCGACGGGTTGACGGACTAA
- a CDS encoding cell wall hydrolase: protein MSFRLKAAIAAAFALSAAAAVTASDMSIAGESIATATSLPRTFPQTSPTGAQSAVIFAAPREVTQPLASANKATTEFSTDSDTQATSLAALVDAQGAPEELEGDMHCLAGAVYFESKGESLEGQLAVARVIINRAKSGRFADSLCGVVYQPSQFSFVRGHSMPAVRADSRSWREAVAIAQIAMNDSWDSRAEGALFFHARRVSPGWGKAKLAMIDNHIFYR from the coding sequence ATGAGTTTTCGTCTGAAAGCTGCCATCGCCGCAGCCTTTGCCCTGTCCGCCGCCGCGGCGGTCACGGCGTCCGACATGTCGATCGCTGGCGAATCGATCGCCACGGCCACCTCTCTCCCCCGGACGTTCCCGCAAACGTCTCCGACTGGCGCGCAGTCCGCCGTCATTTTCGCCGCGCCGCGTGAAGTTACGCAGCCGCTGGCATCGGCCAACAAGGCCACAACCGAATTTTCCACCGATTCCGACACGCAGGCAACCAGCCTCGCTGCTCTGGTCGACGCCCAGGGCGCACCCGAGGAGCTGGAAGGCGACATGCATTGCCTGGCCGGCGCGGTCTATTTCGAATCCAAGGGCGAAAGCCTGGAAGGCCAGTTGGCTGTCGCGCGCGTCATCATCAACCGGGCCAAGTCCGGCCGCTTCGCCGACAGCCTGTGCGGCGTCGTCTATCAGCCCAGCCAGTTCAGCTTCGTGCGGGGCCATTCGATGCCGGCCGTGCGCGCCGACAGCCGTAGCTGGCGCGAAGCCGTCGCCATCGCCCAGATCGCGATGAACGACAGCTGGGACAGCCGCGCGGAAGGCGCGCTCTTCTTCCACGCCCGCCGGGTTTCGCCGGGCTGGGGCAAGGCCAAGCTGGCGATGATCGACAATCATATCTTCTATCGGTGA
- the pdeM gene encoding ligase-associated DNA damage response endonuclease PdeM, whose protein sequence is MVPLSFAGHAFMALPEAALYWPAQRALLVADLHFEKASWYARFGQFLPPHDSEATLDVIEALVERTGAQAVWSLGDSFHDADGAARLDPSPRKRLFSLTERLDWTWITGNHDVGVADMPGGRRVAEAQVEGIWLRHEAEADDPRPEISGHFHPKLRLSLRGRHVSRRCFVGSATKLILPALGALTGGLDAGHGEIRRAVGPGAAALVPVADRLLRFPLS, encoded by the coding sequence ATGGTTCCCCTTTCGTTCGCAGGCCACGCTTTCATGGCGCTGCCCGAAGCCGCGCTCTACTGGCCGGCGCAGCGGGCGCTGCTGGTCGCCGACCTGCATTTCGAGAAGGCGAGCTGGTATGCGCGCTTCGGCCAGTTCCTGCCGCCGCATGACAGCGAAGCGACGCTGGACGTGATCGAGGCGCTTGTGGAACGCACGGGCGCGCAGGCGGTCTGGTCCCTGGGCGACAGCTTCCACGACGCCGACGGCGCCGCCCGGCTCGATCCCTCGCCCCGAAAAAGACTATTTTCCCTTACGGAAAGGCTGGACTGGACCTGGATTACCGGCAATCATGACGTCGGTGTCGCGGACATGCCGGGGGGACGGCGGGTAGCGGAAGCGCAGGTCGAGGGGATATGGCTGCGGCATGAGGCGGAGGCGGACGATCCGCGCCCCGAAATATCCGGCCATTTCCATCCCAAGCTGCGCCTGTCGCTGCGCGGTCGGCATGTGTCGCGGCGGTGCTTCGTGGGATCGGCGACCAAGCTGATCCTGCCTGCGCTCGGCGCGCTGACAGGGGGTCTGGATGCCGGACATGGAGAGATTCGCCGCGCCGTGGGACCGGGAGCCGCCGCTCTGGTGCCGGTCGCCGACCGGTTGCTGCGCTTTCCCTTATCGTAA
- a CDS encoding TonB-dependent receptor — MTDKSLWTSAAIAALVMGASAAQAQDGMQDGTAPQPVVDDMGANIIVTATRRASPLSDVPIAVSAVGAQAMQNSGASDIRTLNQLAPSLLVSSTGSEANASARIRGIGTVGDNPGLESSVAVFIDGVYRSRTGAGLNELGEIERVEVLRGPQGTLFGRNASAGLINIISKAPENSFHAKGEITYGNYDYWRLSGRVTGPVAEGIALSLDGVWSKRDGFYKLVDGAGKTVGDTNDRDRYFLRGQALIEPNDALSIRLIGDYTNRDESCCGAAYIEARERRPAAGGGYTDAPFNRIAAILAGQGSVIPADPYDRELHVTPGRDYVSKLKDWGVSGEINYDFGGAKLTSITAYRDYKSRDYGDYDYNRADLLYRDPNTYRQFKTFTQELRLQGSAFADKLDWLVGGYYANEKLTLQDNIRFGADYGRFAACRLMAGASVNSIFTAPQLAACGSGLATQPLINGTQAQLNAGLTAALIARGVPAPIAAAQAGAISTGLGNGLRALAAIPEGTGDVASLYRQKSENWALFTHNIVHITNRLDLTLGLRYTHESKRFSADFNNNNATCAALQASGLPGIATNPALGSAATLAGGILTLGCLGNGSTGLNALDLNDKISDGEFSGTAVLSWKPIDELLLYGSYSKGYKAGGYNLDRFQLGSTGLNAIPAVFSPRTNADVTSLRFAAEKVDSFEVGLKYVQPKWSVNIAAFRQEFKNFQLNTFNGTSFVVQNINGCDGALSAARTCDSGDVGPGLISQGVELEASVTPARNFRVSGGATYARAKFANRLVGSGDGSVPLDTALFLLPGSINSNAPKLVTTASVAWTPDIGSSGLSALFYVDGRMTSDYNTGSDLFPEKRQDGYAIVNARVGIRGADQRWAVEFWGQNIFNQNYTQVAFSSPLQSSSPGTSTTGQFALGAPMANQLISAYLAEPRTYGITLRGSF; from the coding sequence ATGACAGACAAGAGTCTCTGGACATCTGCCGCCATCGCCGCATTGGTCATGGGCGCATCCGCCGCGCAGGCGCAGGACGGAATGCAGGACGGGACGGCGCCGCAGCCGGTCGTGGACGATATGGGCGCGAACATCATCGTCACCGCCACCCGCCGCGCCAGCCCCCTGTCCGACGTGCCCATCGCGGTGTCTGCGGTGGGCGCGCAGGCAATGCAGAATAGCGGCGCGAGCGACATCCGCACGCTGAACCAGCTGGCTCCATCGCTGCTCGTCTCCTCCACCGGGTCCGAAGCCAATGCCTCCGCCCGCATCCGCGGCATCGGCACGGTCGGCGACAATCCCGGCCTGGAAAGCTCGGTCGCGGTGTTCATCGACGGCGTCTATCGCTCGCGCACCGGTGCGGGCCTCAACGAACTGGGCGAGATCGAACGGGTCGAGGTGCTGCGCGGGCCGCAGGGCACGCTGTTTGGCCGCAATGCGTCGGCGGGCCTGATCAACATCATCAGCAAGGCGCCGGAAAACAGCTTCCATGCCAAGGGTGAGATCACCTATGGCAATTATGACTATTGGCGCCTGTCGGGCCGCGTCACCGGGCCGGTGGCCGAGGGTATCGCGCTGAGCCTCGACGGCGTGTGGAGCAAGCGCGACGGCTTCTACAAGCTGGTCGACGGCGCGGGGAAGACGGTGGGCGACACCAATGACCGCGACCGCTATTTCCTGCGCGGCCAGGCGCTGATCGAACCGAACGACGCGCTCTCCATCCGGCTGATCGGCGATTACACCAATCGCGATGAAAGCTGCTGCGGCGCAGCCTATATCGAAGCGCGCGAGCGGCGGCCCGCGGCCGGCGGCGGCTATACCGACGCGCCATTCAATCGCATCGCCGCGATCCTGGCCGGCCAGGGCAGCGTTATCCCGGCCGATCCCTATGATCGCGAACTCCATGTCACGCCGGGCCGCGACTATGTCAGCAAGCTCAAGGATTGGGGCGTGTCGGGCGAGATCAACTATGATTTCGGCGGCGCCAAGCTGACCAGCATCACCGCCTATCGCGATTATAAATCCCGCGACTATGGCGATTACGACTATAATCGCGCCGACCTGCTCTACCGCGATCCCAACACCTATCGCCAGTTCAAGACCTTCACGCAGGAATTGCGGTTGCAGGGTTCGGCCTTCGCCGACAAGCTCGACTGGCTGGTCGGCGGCTATTACGCCAATGAGAAGCTGACATTGCAGGACAATATCCGCTTCGGCGCGGATTATGGCCGGTTCGCGGCCTGCCGCCTGATGGCGGGGGCCAGCGTGAACAGCATTTTCACCGCGCCGCAGCTCGCAGCCTGCGGCAGCGGCCTTGCCACCCAGCCGCTGATCAACGGCACGCAGGCACAGCTCAATGCAGGGCTGACCGCGGCGCTGATCGCGCGCGGCGTGCCCGCGCCGATCGCGGCGGCGCAGGCCGGGGCGATTTCCACGGGCCTGGGCAATGGCCTGCGCGCTTTGGCCGCAATTCCGGAGGGTACGGGCGACGTCGCGTCGCTCTATCGCCAGAAGAGCGAGAATTGGGCGCTCTTCACCCATAATATCGTCCACATCACCAACCGGCTCGATCTGACGCTGGGCCTGCGCTACACCCATGAAAGCAAGCGCTTCTCGGCCGATTTCAACAATAATAACGCGACCTGCGCGGCCTTGCAGGCGTCGGGCCTGCCCGGCATCGCCACCAACCCGGCACTGGGCAGCGCGGCGACGCTGGCGGGCGGCATCCTGACGCTGGGATGCCTGGGCAACGGGTCCACCGGCCTCAATGCGCTCGACCTGAACGACAAGATCAGCGACGGCGAATTTTCCGGCACGGCGGTGCTGTCGTGGAAGCCGATCGACGAATTGCTGCTCTATGGCAGCTATTCGAAGGGCTACAAGGCGGGCGGCTATAATCTCGATCGTTTCCAGCTCGGATCGACCGGCCTGAACGCCATTCCCGCCGTCTTCTCGCCGCGCACCAATGCCGACGTCACCAGCCTGCGCTTCGCTGCGGAAAAGGTGGATTCGTTCGAAGTGGGCCTGAAATATGTCCAGCCCAAATGGAGCGTGAACATCGCCGCCTTCCGGCAGGAGTTCAAGAACTTCCAGCTCAACACCTTCAACGGCACCAGCTTCGTCGTGCAGAATATCAATGGCTGTGACGGGGCGCTGTCGGCGGCCCGCACCTGCGACAGCGGCGATGTCGGGCCGGGCCTGATCAGCCAGGGCGTGGAACTGGAAGCGTCGGTCACCCCCGCGCGCAACTTCCGCGTGTCGGGCGGCGCGACCTATGCCCGCGCCAAATTCGCCAACCGTCTGGTGGGCAGCGGCGACGGCAGCGTGCCGCTGGACACCGCACTGTTCCTGCTGCCCGGATCGATCAACAGCAATGCGCCCAAGCTGGTGACGACCGCCAGCGTCGCGTGGACCCCGGACATCGGCTCATCGGGCCTGTCGGCCCTCTTCTACGTCGATGGCCGCATGACCAGCGACTATAATACCGGGTCCGACCTGTTCCCCGAAAAACGGCAGGACGGCTATGCCATCGTCAATGCCCGCGTCGGCATCCGCGGTGCGGACCAGCGCTGGGCGGTGGAGTTCTGGGGCCAGAATATCTTCAACCAGAATTATACCCAGGTCGCCTTCTCCAGCCCGCTCCAGTCGAGCAGTCCGGGCACATCGACCACCGGCCAGTTCGCGCTGGGCGCACCGATGGCGAACCAGCTCATCTCCGCCTATCTGGCCGAACCGCGGACCTATGGCATCACGCTGCGCGGGAGTTTCTAG
- a CDS encoding ankyrin repeat domain-containing protein, with translation MMKTKLFSALLGSLALALLVPGPAQAQFSDNYNFLKAVKDKDGEKVTNLLQKPGSTVINSRDVSTGENALHILVARRDGTWLTFLLSKGANPNLTDNDGNSPLMDAVQGRFEEGVRTLLAYKAQVDKVNDSGETPLIRAVQLRDVGLVRLLVAQGANPEKRDTIAGMSARDYAKRDGRTPGLTEALDAAKPAAAPKGPVQGPVF, from the coding sequence ATGATGAAGACGAAGCTTTTTTCCGCATTGCTGGGTTCGCTGGCGCTGGCGCTGCTGGTTCCCGGTCCCGCCCAGGCGCAATTTTCGGACAATTACAATTTTCTGAAGGCGGTGAAGGACAAGGATGGGGAGAAGGTCACCAACCTGCTCCAGAAACCCGGCTCCACCGTCATCAACAGCCGCGACGTATCGACCGGCGAAAATGCGCTGCACATCCTCGTCGCCCGGCGCGATGGAACCTGGCTGACCTTCCTGTTGTCGAAGGGCGCCAATCCCAACCTGACCGACAATGACGGCAACAGCCCGCTGATGGATGCGGTGCAGGGCCGGTTCGAGGAAGGCGTGCGCACGCTGCTCGCCTACAAGGCGCAGGTCGACAAGGTGAATGACAGCGGCGAAACCCCGCTGATCCGCGCGGTGCAGCTGCGCGACGTCGGTCTGGTCCGCCTGCTGGTGGCGCAGGGCGCCAATCCGGAGAAGCGCGACACCATCGCCGGCATGTCCGCCCGCGACTATGCCAAGCGCGACGGCCGCACCCCCGGCCTCACCGAAGCGCTCGACGCCGCCAAACCCGCAGCCGCGCCCAAGGGGCCGGTACAAGGCCCGGTGTTTTAG
- a CDS encoding YggS family pyridoxal phosphate-dependent enzyme has product MTTDSLIDAAQRLATLRDSIDRAARLTQRTADDIRLIAVSKTHDADTIRPLLHAGQRRFGENRVQEAQEKWPALREEFSAVELHLVGQLQSNKAADAVALFDVIHSLDRPSLLTALAKAMDAADKRVSCFIQVNIGAEAQKGGCAIADLPALIAAARAADIPVLGLMCVPPADIEAAPFFALLAKIAREEGLERLSMGMSGDYETAIMLGATDIRVGTALFGERPSPVRPVPASGRGMLRNSRA; this is encoded by the coding sequence ATGACCACAGACAGCCTTATCGACGCGGCGCAGCGCCTCGCCACCCTGCGCGACAGCATCGACCGCGCCGCGCGCCTGACGCAGCGCACCGCCGACGACATCCGCCTGATCGCGGTGTCCAAGACCCACGACGCCGACACGATCCGCCCGCTGCTCCATGCCGGGCAACGCCGCTTCGGCGAAAACCGGGTGCAGGAAGCGCAGGAGAAATGGCCCGCGCTGCGCGAGGAATTTTCCGCCGTCGAACTGCATCTGGTCGGCCAGCTCCAGTCGAACAAGGCCGCCGACGCCGTCGCGCTGTTCGACGTCATCCACAGCCTCGATCGGCCCTCGCTGCTCACCGCGCTGGCGAAAGCGATGGACGCAGCGGACAAGCGCGTTTCTTGTTTCATCCAGGTCAATATCGGCGCGGAGGCGCAGAAGGGCGGCTGTGCCATAGCGGATCTGCCTGCATTGATCGCAGCGGCGCGCGCCGCCGATATCCCTGTTTTGGGCCTCATGTGCGTCCCGCCGGCCGATATCGAGGCGGCACCCTTCTTCGCGCTCTTGGCGAAGATCGCGCGGGAAGAGGGGCTGGAGCGCCTTTCCATGGGCATGTCGGGCGATTATGAAACCGCCATCATGCTGGGCGCGACCGACATTCGCGTCGGCACGGCGCTGTTTGGGGAAAGGCCATCCCCCGTTCGCCCCGTACCGGCGAGCGGGAGAGGGATGCTCAGAAACTCCCGCGCCTAG
- a CDS encoding MmcB family DNA repair protein codes for MNSAPVDTCSPLTDGTAMAVARGTLRLFFRHDMSGILEVPLPNGRRADIMAIDGAGRLTIVEIKCSRADLLGDMKWPDYFDYCDRFFWAVPAGFDLGPFESEALWPTRTGLIVADQYDAELVRPAPVEPLAAARRKAETLRFARRAARRLTALSDPDHAAELGWGG; via the coding sequence ATGAATAGCGCCCCTGTCGACACCTGTTCGCCGCTGACCGACGGCACCGCAATGGCGGTGGCGCGCGGCACGCTGCGGCTCTTCTTCCGCCACGACATGAGCGGTATATTGGAAGTGCCGTTGCCCAACGGGCGCCGCGCCGACATCATGGCGATCGACGGTGCGGGACGGCTGACCATCGTCGAGATCAAGTGCAGTCGCGCCGATCTGCTGGGCGACATGAAATGGCCCGACTATTTCGACTATTGCGATCGCTTCTTCTGGGCTGTGCCGGCGGGGTTCGACCTTGGCCCGTTCGAGAGCGAGGCGCTGTGGCCGACGCGCACAGGCCTGATCGTCGCGGACCAATATGACGCCGAACTGGTGCGCCCGGCCCCGGTGGAGCCGCTGGCGGCGGCTCGGCGCAAGGCGGAGACGCTGCGCTTCGCCCGGCGCGCCGCCCGGCGGTTGACGGCGCTCAGCGATCCGGACCATGCGGCCGAGCTGGGCTGGGGAGGTTGA
- a CDS encoding DUF1491 family protein yields the protein MAPEARLTSAMLVGALRRRVAAAGGFATILVRGDAISGVILVQTLEKGQESGLFERVSNFAGGHALMRCGPSVEEGTEALADYVARRRKSDPDLWIIELDIPEAERFAAETLC from the coding sequence ATGGCGCCTGAAGCCCGGCTTACCAGCGCAATGCTGGTGGGTGCATTGCGGCGGCGGGTCGCGGCCGCGGGCGGCTTTGCCACGATCCTGGTCAGAGGCGACGCGATCAGTGGCGTGATTCTGGTCCAGACGCTGGAAAAAGGCCAGGAATCGGGTCTTTTCGAGCGGGTGTCGAACTTTGCCGGGGGTCATGCGTTGATGCGCTGTGGTCCTTCGGTCGAAGAGGGGACTGAGGCGCTCGCCGATTATGTGGCGCGCCGGCGCAAGTCGGACCCCGACCTGTGGATAATAGAACTCGACATCCCGGAAGCGGAACGGTTTGCCGCTGAAACACTCTGCTGA
- a CDS encoding HAD family hydrolase: protein MDRTVTFSGTYTGFLIHVAGHMAPWRLVLFPCVILLMLAYVVKLISRQRLKELNQALMIGFNVERAKLMPHVESYADRVIARNLRAGAVAQIAQDRADGYTLVLATASYRLYVEPIARRLGFDAVIATDHLSQDLRYVRAKIAGENCYDTGKLRMIKAWMASQAIDRAQAHIRAYSDHVSDAPMLEFADIPFASNPHKPLARLAEDRGWTRVDWS from the coding sequence ATGGACCGCACGGTGACCTTCAGCGGCACCTATACCGGCTTCCTGATCCATGTGGCGGGGCATATGGCGCCATGGCGACTGGTGCTTTTTCCCTGCGTCATCCTGCTGATGCTCGCCTATGTGGTGAAGCTGATCAGTCGCCAGCGGCTGAAGGAGCTGAATCAGGCGCTGATGATCGGCTTCAATGTCGAACGCGCGAAACTGATGCCCCATGTCGAAAGCTATGCTGACCGGGTGATCGCCCGCAACCTGCGCGCCGGCGCGGTGGCGCAGATCGCGCAGGATCGCGCCGACGGCTATACGCTGGTGCTCGCCACCGCCTCCTACCGCCTCTATGTCGAACCGATCGCGCGGCGGCTGGGCTTCGACGCGGTGATCGCCACCGATCATCTGAGCCAGGATCTGCGCTATGTACGCGCCAAGATCGCGGGCGAAAATTGCTACGACACCGGCAAGCTGCGGATGATCAAGGCATGGATGGCGTCGCAGGCGATCGACCGTGCGCAGGCGCATATCCGCGCCTATTCCGACCATGTCTCCGACGCGCCGATGCTGGAGTTCGCCGATATCCCCTTCGCCTCCAACCCGCACAAGCCGCTGGCCAGGCTGGCGGAGGACCGCGGGTGGACGCGGGTGGACTGGAGCTGA